The following proteins are co-located in the Pseudomonas cavernae genome:
- a CDS encoding GGDEF domain-containing protein has protein sequence MTDDAQRWKDKYFDNLEQQEQLERRWDARLDLLRRGLVRSSLAAEGADKAVDQCMLELREIIRGEQMDAGLAALIPRLEKAVLDSEQRRQQRLERTVSGLNGLTQQLLQLELPREVRKALKQFGKRIDERARQSRELPLLLGELSGLQRQALTSLEQADSGERPGLLQRLFGARDDALADGAQALASSPPAAAAGPAAVTSTLSNEHQPAMPWPAERLAAVAEPLASPPAASLLDSLPLAASVLLGTGDPAFALPAAEPGYSAIAPHVAESLRKLLDELELPPLHQPQGEALRQRLQGGLNWYELVPALDDLAVLVLAVTDSGQREFAGYLKQLNERLAAFLGSLSAAHEGYADSLQSRRALDDQLREQVSDLQLSVQEAADLDSLKRALESRLENLLGSMGEYQRQRDAREQAVSGRLQTLVERVAVMEQDAQGFRERLEVQRQKALVDPLTGLPNRAAWGERLELEVARWQRYGGELLLAVLDIDHFKRINDGFGHLAGDKVLKIIAGELARRLRKTDFIARFGGEEFVLLLPGTPLAGGQQVLETLRQAVEACPFHFKGEPLCITLSGGLTAFAAGDQAVAVFERADQALYRAKRGGRNRLELN, from the coding sequence CTGGAAGGACAAATACTTCGATAACCTCGAGCAGCAGGAGCAGCTCGAACGGCGCTGGGATGCGCGTCTCGATCTGCTGCGCCGCGGCCTGGTGCGCAGCTCGCTGGCCGCCGAGGGGGCCGACAAGGCGGTCGACCAGTGCATGCTGGAGCTGCGCGAGATCATCCGCGGCGAGCAGATGGACGCCGGTCTGGCGGCGCTGATTCCGCGTCTGGAAAAGGCCGTGCTGGACTCCGAGCAACGCCGCCAGCAACGCCTCGAACGGACCGTCAGCGGCCTCAATGGCCTCACTCAGCAATTGCTGCAGCTGGAGCTGCCGCGCGAGGTGCGCAAGGCCCTCAAGCAGTTCGGCAAACGCATCGACGAGCGCGCCCGGCAGAGCCGCGAACTGCCGCTGCTGCTCGGCGAGCTGAGCGGCTTGCAGCGGCAGGCCCTGACCAGCCTGGAGCAGGCGGACAGCGGCGAACGCCCCGGCCTGCTGCAGCGCCTGTTCGGCGCTCGCGACGACGCCTTGGCCGACGGCGCCCAAGCGCTCGCCAGCAGCCCGCCAGCCGCCGCGGCTGGGCCGGCCGCCGTTACCAGCACGCTATCCAACGAGCATCAGCCGGCCATGCCATGGCCCGCCGAGCGGCTGGCGGCCGTGGCCGAACCCCTCGCGTCGCCGCCCGCCGCGTCGCTGCTGGACAGCCTGCCGTTGGCGGCCAGCGTGCTGCTCGGCACGGGCGATCCGGCCTTCGCCCTGCCGGCCGCCGAGCCGGGCTACAGCGCCATCGCCCCGCACGTGGCCGAGAGCCTGCGCAAGCTGCTCGACGAACTCGAGCTGCCGCCCCTGCACCAGCCGCAAGGCGAAGCGCTGCGCCAGCGCCTGCAGGGAGGGTTGAACTGGTACGAACTGGTGCCGGCGCTGGACGATCTGGCGGTGCTGGTGCTGGCGGTCACCGACAGTGGCCAGCGCGAGTTCGCCGGCTACCTCAAGCAGCTCAACGAGCGCCTGGCGGCCTTCCTCGGCAGCCTCAGCGCCGCCCACGAGGGCTATGCCGACTCGCTGCAGAGCAGACGCGCGCTCGACGACCAGCTGCGCGAACAGGTCAGCGATCTGCAGCTGAGCGTGCAGGAGGCGGCCGATCTCGACAGCCTCAAGCGCGCCCTGGAAAGTCGCCTGGAAAACCTTCTCGGCAGCATGGGTGAGTACCAGCGTCAGCGCGATGCCCGCGAGCAGGCGGTCAGCGGCCGCCTGCAGACCCTGGTCGAGCGGGTGGCGGTGATGGAGCAGGACGCCCAGGGCTTTCGCGAAAGACTGGAGGTCCAACGGCAGAAGGCCCTGGTCGACCCGCTCACCGGTCTGCCCAACCGCGCGGCCTGGGGCGAACGCCTGGAGCTGGAAGTGGCGCGCTGGCAGCGCTATGGCGGCGAGTTGCTGCTGGCGGTGCTGGACATCGACCACTTCAAGCGGATCAACGACGGCTTCGGCCATCTGGCCGGCGACAAGGTGCTGAAGATCATCGCCGGCGAACTGGCCCGGCGCCTGCGCAAGACCGACTTCATCGCCCGCTTCGGCGGCGAGGAATTCGTCCTGCTGCTGCCGGGCACGCCGCTGGCGGGCGGCCAGCAGGTGCTGGAAACCCTGCGCCAGGCCGTCGAGGCTTGCCCGTTCCACTTCAAGGGCGAGCCGCTGTGCATCACCCTGTCCGGCGGGCTGACGGCGTTCGCCGCCGGGGACCAGGCCGTGGCGGTGTTCGAACGCGCCGACCAGGCGCTGTACCGGGCCAAGCGCGGTGGGCGCAACCGTCTCGAGCTGAACTGA
- a CDS encoding MarC family protein, whose protein sequence is MDIFSIALLLFFVMDPFGNIAIFIAALKSVAPERRVRVALRELLFALVLLLLFLTFGDKILSGLGLSREATAIAGGIILFVIAMRLIFPPPQGVLGELPGGEPLLVPLATPAVAGPSALAVLLTLRNTHAAPLWELYLGVLLAWLATAVILLQASFLQRFLGARGLTAIERLTGMLLIMLSVDMLLDNLQSILHISP, encoded by the coding sequence ATGGATATCTTCAGCATCGCCCTGCTGCTGTTCTTCGTCATGGACCCGTTCGGCAACATCGCCATCTTCATCGCCGCGCTGAAGAGCGTCGCCCCCGAGCGCCGGGTGCGCGTGGCCCTGCGCGAGTTGCTGTTCGCCCTGGTGCTGTTGCTGCTGTTCCTCACCTTCGGCGACAAGATCCTCAGCGGCCTCGGCCTGTCGCGCGAGGCCACGGCGATCGCCGGCGGCATCATTCTCTTTGTCATCGCCATGCGCCTGATCTTCCCGCCGCCGCAGGGCGTGCTCGGCGAGCTGCCCGGTGGCGAGCCGCTGCTGGTGCCGCTGGCCACCCCGGCGGTGGCCGGGCCGTCGGCGCTGGCGGTGCTGCTGACCCTGCGCAACACCCACGCGGCGCCGCTCTGGGAGCTGTACCTGGGGGTGCTGCTGGCCTGGCTGGCGACCGCGGTGATCCTGCTCCAGGCGTCTTTCCTGCAGCGTTTCCTCGGTGCGCGCGGGCTGACGGCGATCGAACGCCTGACCGGCATGCTGCTGATCATGCTCAGTGTCGATATGCTCCTCGATAACCTGCAAAGCATTCTGCATATCAGCCCATGA
- a CDS encoding N-acetylmuramoyl-L-alanine amidase: MKTPAFALILALLAGCAGGPQIDNSHPSASYDSRVQFVVLHYTSTDLQHSLQLLTHGELSSHYLIGAAPPTIYRLVDENQRAWHAGESEWQGRTWLNSSSIGIELVNPGYADSANGRVWYPYREEQIEALIVLLKDIVQRYRIAPENIVGHSDIAPQRKLDPGPLFPWQRLAAAGLGRWPEAGAVARAQARFAQAPPSAGWFQQQLRRLGYAVPQSGELDAPTRQVLAAFQMHYRPSRCDGQADAQTAALLSVLNGSPR; this comes from the coding sequence ATGAAGACCCCCGCGTTCGCCCTGATCCTGGCGTTGCTGGCCGGTTGCGCCGGCGGCCCGCAAATCGACAATTCGCATCCCTCGGCCAGCTACGACAGCCGGGTGCAGTTCGTCGTCCTGCATTACACCTCCACCGACCTGCAACACTCGCTGCAACTGCTGACCCACGGCGAGCTCAGCAGCCATTACCTGATCGGCGCGGCGCCGCCGACCATCTACCGGCTGGTCGACGAAAACCAGCGCGCCTGGCATGCCGGCGAGAGTGAATGGCAGGGGCGCACCTGGCTGAACTCCAGCTCGATCGGTATCGAACTGGTCAACCCGGGCTACGCGGACAGCGCCAACGGCCGAGTCTGGTATCCCTACCGCGAGGAGCAGATCGAGGCGCTGATCGTGCTGCTCAAGGACATCGTCCAGCGCTACCGCATCGCCCCGGAGAACATTGTCGGCCACAGCGACATCGCGCCACAGCGCAAGCTCGATCCCGGGCCGCTGTTCCCCTGGCAGCGCCTCGCCGCCGCCGGCCTCGGGCGCTGGCCGGAAGCCGGCGCGGTGGCGCGCGCGCAGGCACGCTTCGCCCAGGCGCCGCCGAGCGCCGGCTGGTTCCAGCAGCAGCTACGGCGCCTCGGCTATGCCGTGCCGCAGAGTGGCGAGCTGGATGCGCCGACCCGCCAGGTGCTGGCGGCGTTCCAAATGCATTACCGGCCGAGCCGCTGCGATGGCCAGGCGGATGCGCAGACGGCGGCGCTGCTCAGCGTACTCAACGGTAGCCCGCGCTGA
- a CDS encoding DUF3313 domain-containing protein, protein MTKPLIVGALAFGLLLAGCSSSTTQPEQYSGFLGDYSQLKPATSASGAPVLRWTSPGLDLSRYDSVLVERPQFYPKPQPSAQVSQQTLDQIATYLQQTMQRELNGQMKVVQQPGANTLVLRSAISSVDVSPEGLKPYEVIPIALVVAAASTAAGTRDENTSIYVEMQALDAASNKVVAQVVRKGSGLQLENTSTQLSLKDLQPVLDVWAKDAHNFHP, encoded by the coding sequence ATGACCAAACCGCTTATTGTCGGCGCCCTCGCCTTCGGCCTGCTGCTGGCCGGCTGCTCCAGCTCGACCACCCAGCCCGAGCAGTACTCGGGCTTTCTCGGCGACTACTCGCAACTCAAACCGGCCACCTCGGCCAGCGGCGCACCGGTGCTGCGCTGGACCTCGCCCGGCCTGGACCTCAGTCGCTACGACTCGGTGCTGGTGGAGCGCCCGCAGTTCTATCCCAAGCCGCAGCCGAGCGCGCAGGTCAGCCAGCAGACCCTCGACCAGATCGCCACCTACCTGCAGCAGACCATGCAGCGCGAACTCAACGGCCAGATGAAGGTCGTTCAGCAGCCGGGGGCGAATACCCTGGTGCTGCGTTCGGCGATCAGCTCGGTGGATGTTTCGCCGGAAGGCCTCAAACCCTACGAGGTGATCCCCATCGCCCTTGTGGTCGCCGCCGCCAGCACCGCCGCCGGCACCCGCGACGAGAACACCTCGATCTACGTCGAGATGCAGGCGTTGGATGCGGCCAGTAACAAGGTGGTGGCGCAAGTGGTGCGCAAGGGCAGCGGTCTGCAGCTGGAAAACACCAGCACCCAGCTGAGCCTCAAGGACCTGCAACCGGTGCTGGATGTGTGGGCCAAGGACGCGCACAACTTCCATCCGTGA
- the wrbA gene encoding NAD(P)H:quinone oxidoreductase, with protein sequence MKKILVLYYSMYGHIERMAEAVVEGARSVPGVEVTLKRVPETMPADVARNAGAKLDQPAPVASVQELADYDAILFGTPTRFGNMCGQMRSFLDQTGGMWVSGALIGKLASVFTSTGTGGGSETTITSFWHTLAHHGMLIVGLPYSAPELSDISELRGGSPYGAATVAGADGSRMPSLMELALATYQGAHVAKLATRLQ encoded by the coding sequence ATGAAGAAGATTCTGGTGCTGTATTACTCGATGTACGGCCATATCGAGCGCATGGCCGAGGCGGTCGTCGAAGGCGCGCGCAGCGTGCCGGGGGTGGAGGTGACGCTCAAGCGGGTGCCCGAGACCATGCCCGCGGACGTCGCCCGCAACGCCGGCGCCAAGCTCGACCAGCCCGCGCCGGTGGCCAGCGTGCAGGAGCTGGCGGACTACGACGCCATCCTGTTCGGCACCCCGACCCGCTTCGGCAACATGTGCGGGCAGATGCGCAGCTTCCTCGACCAGACCGGCGGCATGTGGGTCAGCGGCGCGCTGATCGGCAAGCTGGCCAGCGTGTTCACCAGCACCGGCACCGGCGGCGGCTCGGAAACCACCATCACCTCGTTCTGGCATACCCTGGCCCACCACGGCATGCTGATAGTCGGTTTGCCGTACAGCGCGCCGGAGCTGAGCGACATCAGCGAACTGCGCGGCGGCTCACCCTACGGCGCGGCGACTGTGGCCGGCGCCGATGGCTCGCGCATGCCGAGCCTCATGGAGCTGGCCCTGGCCACGTACCAGGGCGCCCATGTGGCGAAACTGGCCACGCGTTTGCAGTGA
- a CDS encoding nucleoside recognition domain-containing protein has protein sequence MLNGLWLGFFLVATVAALNAWLVGGDATVFARMVESLFAMAKLSVEVMVLLFGTLTLWLGFLRIAEKAGLVDALGRALGPLFARLMPEVPRGHPALGLITLNFAANGLGLDNAATPIGLKAMRALQELNPSSTTASNAQILFLCLNASSLTLLPVSIFMYRAQQGAADPTLVFLPILLAHFCANLTALLSVALMQRIRLWDPVLLAWLLGGMLLLGSFVAFLFTLSAVALAALSSLLGNLTLFGVIIAFLLLGALKQVRVYESFVEGAKEGFDVAKNLLPYLVAMLCAVGVLRASGSLEFGLDGIRALVEWAGWDTRFVEALPTALVKPFSGSAARAMLIETMQTHGVDSFPALVAATIQGSTETTFYVLAVYFGAVGIQRARHAVGCALLADLAGVLAAIGVCYWFFG, from the coding sequence ATGCTCAATGGCCTGTGGCTGGGGTTTTTCCTGGTGGCGACGGTGGCGGCGCTGAACGCCTGGCTGGTCGGCGGCGACGCGACGGTGTTCGCGCGCATGGTCGAGAGCCTGTTCGCCATGGCCAAGCTGTCGGTCGAGGTGATGGTCCTGCTGTTCGGCACCCTGACCCTGTGGCTGGGCTTCCTGCGCATCGCCGAGAAGGCCGGTCTGGTCGACGCTCTCGGCCGCGCCCTCGGCCCGCTGTTCGCCCGGCTGATGCCGGAAGTGCCGCGCGGCCATCCGGCGCTCGGTCTGATCACCCTCAACTTCGCCGCCAACGGCCTGGGCCTGGACAACGCCGCCACGCCGATCGGCCTCAAGGCCATGCGCGCCCTGCAGGAGCTCAACCCGAGCAGCACCACGGCGAGCAACGCGCAGATCCTCTTCCTGTGCCTGAATGCCTCGTCGCTGACCCTGCTGCCGGTGTCGATCTTCATGTACCGCGCGCAGCAGGGCGCGGCCGACCCGACCCTGGTGTTCCTGCCGATCCTGCTGGCGCATTTCTGCGCCAACCTCACCGCGCTGCTGTCGGTGGCGCTGATGCAGCGCATCCGCCTGTGGGACCCGGTGCTCTTGGCCTGGCTGCTCGGCGGCATGCTCCTGCTCGGCAGCTTCGTCGCCTTCCTCTTCACCCTCTCGGCCGTGGCGCTGGCCGCGCTGTCGTCGCTGCTCGGCAACCTGACCCTGTTCGGCGTGATCATCGCTTTCTTGCTGCTCGGCGCGCTGAAGCAAGTGCGGGTCTACGAGAGCTTCGTCGAGGGCGCTAAGGAAGGCTTCGACGTGGCCAAGAACCTGCTGCCCTACCTGGTCGCCATGCTCTGCGCGGTCGGTGTGCTGCGCGCCTCCGGCTCGCTGGAATTCGGCCTCGATGGCATCCGCGCGCTGGTCGAGTGGGCCGGCTGGGACACGCGCTTCGTCGAGGCGCTGCCGACCGCACTGGTCAAGCCGTTCTCCGGCAGTGCGGCGCGCGCCATGCTGATCGAGACCATGCAGACCCACGGCGTCGACAGCTTCCCGGCGCTGGTGGCGGCGACCATCCAGGGCAGCACCGAAACCACCTTCTACGTGCTCGCCGTGTACTTCGGCGCGGTCGGCATCCAGCGCGCTCGCCACGCGGTCGGCTGTGCCCTGCTCGCCGACCTGGCCGGGGTGCTGGCGGCGATCGGCGTGTGCTACTGGTTCTTCGGTTGA
- the norR gene encoding nitric oxide reductase transcriptional regulator NorR, with protein MTTNPLLQALLPLVDDLSRELAEGERYRRLLSALRGLIPCDATALLRLDGEQLIPLAVDGLSADCLGRRFTLAEHPRFMALLASPAPTRFAADSGLPDPYDGLVEAHSGQLEVHDCLGCPLLIDDQPWGLLTLDSLDPARFAQADLDNLEAFARLAAATVKANGRLVSLTRRAEAEHQLAERYRAVAGQAESPELIGQSPAHKRLLAEIDTVAGSDLTVLIGGETGVGKELVAQTLHARSPRAARPLISLNCAALPEALVESELFGHVRGAFSGAHSERSGKFELADGGSLFLDEVGELPLAVQAKLLRVLQSGQLQRLGSDREHRVDVRILAASNRDLAEEVRAGRFRADLYHRLSVYPLKVPPLRERGRDVLLLAGYFLEQNRTRLHLRSLRLGAAAQAALLAHDWPGNVRELEHLIGRAALKALAGHAERPRILSIEAEHLDLATPAAALAATQSDSPLPAGQDLRTAVEAYQRQLIQAALHRQHGNWAATARELGLDRANLHRLASRLGLKQA; from the coding sequence ATGACAACCAACCCGCTGCTCCAGGCCCTGCTGCCGCTGGTCGACGACCTCAGCCGCGAGCTGGCCGAAGGCGAACGCTACCGGCGCCTGCTCAGCGCCCTGCGCGGCCTGATCCCCTGCGACGCCACCGCGCTGCTGCGCCTGGACGGCGAGCAGCTGATCCCCCTGGCGGTCGACGGCCTCAGCGCCGACTGCCTCGGCCGCCGCTTCACCCTCGCCGAGCACCCGCGCTTCATGGCCCTGCTGGCCAGCCCGGCGCCGACCCGCTTCGCCGCCGACAGCGGCCTGCCCGACCCCTACGACGGCCTGGTCGAAGCGCACAGCGGCCAGCTGGAAGTGCACGACTGCCTGGGTTGTCCGCTGCTGATCGACGACCAGCCCTGGGGCCTGCTGACCCTCGACAGCCTCGACCCGGCGCGCTTCGCCCAGGCCGACCTGGACAACCTCGAGGCCTTCGCCCGCCTGGCCGCCGCCACGGTCAAGGCCAACGGCCGGCTGGTCAGCCTGACCCGCCGCGCCGAAGCCGAGCACCAGTTGGCCGAGCGCTACCGCGCGGTCGCCGGGCAGGCTGAAAGCCCCGAGTTGATCGGCCAGAGCCCGGCGCACAAGCGCCTGCTGGCGGAGATCGACACGGTCGCCGGCAGCGACCTGACCGTGCTGATCGGCGGCGAGACCGGGGTCGGTAAGGAACTGGTGGCGCAGACCCTGCACGCCCGTTCGCCCCGCGCCGCGCGGCCGCTGATCAGCCTCAACTGCGCGGCGCTGCCGGAGGCGCTGGTGGAGAGCGAGCTGTTCGGCCATGTGCGGGGCGCCTTCTCCGGCGCCCACAGCGAGCGCAGCGGCAAGTTCGAGCTGGCCGACGGCGGCAGCCTGTTCCTCGACGAGGTCGGCGAGTTGCCGCTGGCGGTGCAGGCCAAGCTGCTGCGCGTGCTGCAGAGCGGTCAATTGCAGCGCCTCGGCTCCGACCGCGAGCACCGGGTCGACGTGCGCATCCTCGCCGCCAGCAACCGCGACCTGGCCGAGGAAGTGCGCGCCGGGCGTTTTCGCGCCGACCTCTACCACCGCCTCAGCGTCTACCCGCTGAAGGTGCCGCCGCTGCGCGAGCGCGGTCGCGACGTGCTGCTGCTGGCCGGCTACTTCCTCGAACAGAACCGCACCCGCCTGCACCTGCGCAGCCTGCGCCTGGGCGCGGCGGCGCAGGCCGCACTGCTGGCCCACGACTGGCCGGGCAATGTGCGCGAGCTGGAACACCTGATCGGCCGCGCCGCGCTCAAGGCCCTGGCCGGCCACGCCGAGCGGCCGCGCATCCTCAGTATCGAGGCCGAGCATCTGGATCTGGCGACGCCAGCCGCAGCGCTTGCAGCCACCCAGAGCGACAGCCCGCTGCCCGCCGGACAGGATCTGCGTACGGCGGTGGAGGCCTACCAGCGCCAGCTGATCCAGGCTGCCCTGCACCGTCAGCACGGCAACTGGGCGGCGACCGCCCGCGAACTCGGCCTCGACCGCGCCAACCTGCACCGCCTGGCCAGCCGCCTAGGGTTGAAGCAGGCGTAG
- the hmpA gene encoding NO-inducible flavohemoprotein translates to MLSADHLALIKATVPLLESGGEALTTHFYRLMLSEHPEVRPLFNQAHQASGEQPRALANGVLMYARHIDRLQALGPLVGQIVNKHVSLQVLPEHYPIVGSCLLRAIREVLGAEIATDAVIAAWGAAYGQLAELLIGAEEAVYATNEQAPGGWRGGRAFRVARKVCESEEITSFYLQTVDGGAVADYTPGQYIGLRLQLDGEEVRRNYSLSAAPNGREYRISVKREAGGRVSNHLHERVKEGDELELFAPAGDFVLRPSAKPLVLISAGVGITPTLAMLEASAASGRPIHFVHCARHAGVQAFAERVEALSAAHAQVRRFFCYSEPRAGERGDAHGLLSREQLADWLPESRDVDAYFLGPKPFMAQVKRHLRELGVPESQSHYEFFGPAAALEG, encoded by the coding sequence ATGCTGTCTGCCGACCATCTCGCCCTGATCAAAGCCACGGTGCCGCTGCTGGAAAGCGGTGGTGAAGCGCTGACCACGCATTTCTACCGCCTGATGCTCAGCGAGCATCCCGAGGTGCGCCCGCTGTTCAATCAGGCCCACCAGGCCAGCGGCGAGCAACCGCGCGCGCTGGCCAACGGCGTGCTGATGTACGCCCGGCATATCGACCGCCTGCAAGCGCTCGGTCCGCTGGTCGGGCAGATCGTCAACAAGCATGTGTCGCTGCAGGTGCTGCCTGAGCATTACCCGATCGTCGGCAGCTGCCTGCTGCGGGCGATCCGCGAGGTGCTCGGCGCCGAAATCGCCACCGATGCGGTGATCGCCGCCTGGGGCGCCGCCTATGGCCAGCTGGCCGAGTTGCTGATCGGCGCCGAGGAAGCAGTCTACGCCACCAACGAACAGGCTCCCGGTGGCTGGCGCGGTGGCCGGGCGTTCCGCGTGGCGCGCAAGGTGTGCGAGAGCGAGGAGATCACTTCCTTCTACCTGCAAACGGTGGATGGTGGCGCGGTCGCCGATTACACGCCCGGCCAGTACATCGGCCTGCGCCTGCAGCTGGACGGCGAGGAAGTGCGCCGCAACTATTCGCTGTCCGCCGCACCGAACGGCCGCGAGTACCGCATCAGCGTCAAGCGCGAGGCCGGCGGGCGGGTGTCCAACCATCTGCACGAGCGGGTCAAGGAAGGCGACGAACTGGAGCTGTTCGCCCCGGCCGGCGACTTCGTCCTGCGTCCGTCGGCCAAGCCGCTGGTGCTGATCAGCGCCGGGGTCGGCATCACCCCGACGCTGGCCATGCTCGAAGCCAGCGCCGCCAGCGGCCGGCCGATCCACTTCGTGCATTGCGCGCGGCACGCTGGCGTGCAGGCCTTCGCCGAGCGGGTCGAGGCCTTGAGCGCGGCGCATGCGCAGGTGCGGCGCTTCTTCTGCTACAGCGAGCCGCGCGCCGGCGAGCGCGGCGATGCGCACGGCCTGCTCAGCCGCGAGCAACTGGCCGATTGGTTGCCGGAGAGCCGCGATGTCGACGCCTATTTCCTCGGGCCCAAGCCGTTCATGGCCCAGGTCAAGCGCCACCTGCGCGAGCTGGGGGTGCCGGAAAGCCAGAGCCACTACGAGTTCTTCGGCCCGGCGGCGGCGCTGGAAGGCTGA
- a CDS encoding DUF5924 family protein has product MLIWKTRLFALLAFVQRYPGLVAAAGFVSGVASFILVDRQAKFAPLIAVLLLISWLWLMLEGLFTRVFARLFGRPIPQPLLRYATQLIHQESLFFVLPFFFVTTTWNSSQALFTGLLGLCGLVTIIDPLYYKWLAPRRWLYLAVHTLALFAALLAALPIIFQLTTSQSYQLALGAAVLLSFPSLLVTFPMQRWWRGLALIGLTLALGAAGWLLRSWVPPATLWLSEVAVTSQLDSHNRAPGESLKQVSAAQLRSAGLYAYTAINAPRGLEERIFHVWRRNGQEVDRIALDIHGGRKDGYRAWTHKQNFPAQVAGRWQVQVVTDNGQLIGVLRFEVTDTPGAPVEAPAAPATGKTP; this is encoded by the coding sequence ATGCTGATCTGGAAAACCCGTCTGTTCGCCCTGCTCGCCTTTGTTCAGCGTTATCCAGGGTTGGTGGCGGCCGCCGGTTTCGTCTCCGGGGTGGCCAGCTTCATCCTGGTCGACCGCCAGGCCAAGTTCGCCCCGCTGATCGCCGTGCTACTGCTGATCAGCTGGCTGTGGCTGATGCTCGAGGGCCTGTTCACCCGCGTCTTCGCCCGCCTGTTCGGCCGCCCCATCCCGCAGCCGCTGCTGCGCTACGCGACGCAGCTGATCCACCAGGAAAGCCTGTTCTTCGTCCTGCCGTTCTTCTTCGTCACCACCACCTGGAACAGCAGCCAGGCGCTGTTCACCGGCCTGCTGGGGCTCTGCGGCCTGGTGACGATCATCGATCCGCTGTACTACAAATGGCTGGCGCCGCGGCGCTGGCTGTATCTGGCCGTGCACACCCTCGCCCTGTTCGCGGCCCTGCTGGCGGCGCTGCCGATCATCTTCCAGCTGACCACCTCGCAGAGCTACCAGCTGGCCCTCGGCGCCGCGGTGCTGCTGTCCTTCCCCAGCCTGCTGGTGACCTTCCCGATGCAGCGCTGGTGGCGCGGCCTGGCCCTGATCGGCCTGACCCTGGCGCTCGGCGCGGCCGGCTGGCTGCTGCGTTCCTGGGTGCCGCCGGCGACCCTGTGGCTGAGCGAAGTGGCGGTGACCAGCCAGCTCGACAGCCACAATCGCGCCCCGGGCGAGAGCCTGAAACAGGTCAGCGCCGCCCAGCTGCGCAGCGCCGGGCTGTACGCCTACACCGCGATCAACGCGCCGCGTGGCCTGGAGGAACGCATCTTCCACGTCTGGCGGCGCAACGGTCAGGAGGTCGACCGCATCGCCCTGGACATCCACGGCGGGCGCAAGGACGGCTACCGCGCCTGGACCCACAAGCAGAACTTCCCCGCCCAGGTCGCCGGCCGCTGGCAGGTGCAGGTGGTCACCGACAACGGCCAGCTGATCGGCGTGCTGCGCTTCGAGGTCACCGACACGCCAGGCGCGCCGGTCGAGGCGCCAGCCGCTCCAGCGACTGGGAAAACGCCTTAG
- a CDS encoding type 1 glutamine amidotransferase domain-containing protein, with the protein MKILIVLTSHDRLGNTGQPTGFWLEEFAAPYYLFKDAGATLTLASPQGGQPPLDPKSGAAEAQTAATRRFAEDRETQAALANTAVLASVDAADHDAVFYPGGHGPLWDLAEDAVSIALIEAFIAAGKPVAAVCHAPGVLRHVKGADGHPLVQGKRVTGFANSEEAAVQLSAVVPFLVEGMLKANGGHYSKAADWQPHIEIDGLLLTGQNPASSEPVAAALLERLR; encoded by the coding sequence ATGAAGATTCTCATAGTGCTGACCTCCCACGACCGGCTCGGCAATACCGGCCAGCCAACCGGTTTCTGGCTGGAAGAGTTCGCCGCGCCCTATTACCTGTTCAAGGACGCCGGCGCCACGCTGACCCTGGCCTCGCCGCAGGGCGGCCAGCCGCCGCTCGACCCGAAGAGCGGCGCTGCCGAGGCGCAGACCGCCGCCACCCGGCGCTTCGCCGAAGACCGCGAAACGCAGGCGGCGCTGGCCAACACCGCGGTGCTGGCCAGCGTCGACGCGGCGGACCATGACGCGGTGTTCTACCCCGGCGGCCACGGCCCGCTCTGGGACCTGGCCGAGGACGCCGTGTCCATCGCCCTGATCGAAGCCTTCATCGCCGCCGGCAAGCCGGTGGCGGCGGTCTGCCACGCGCCGGGCGTGTTGCGCCACGTCAAGGGGGCGGATGGCCACCCGCTGGTGCAGGGCAAGCGGGTCACCGGCTTCGCCAACAGTGAGGAAGCGGCGGTGCAGCTCAGCGCGGTGGTGCCCTTCCTGGTCGAGGGCATGCTCAAGGCCAACGGCGGCCACTACAGCAAGGCGGCCGACTGGCAGCCGCACATCGAGATCGACGGCCTGCTGCTGACCGGGCAAAACCCGGCGTCCTCCGAGCCGGTGGCCGCGGCCCTGCTGGAGCGCTTGCGCTAA